Proteins from one Anopheles nili chromosome 2, idAnoNiliSN_F5_01, whole genome shotgun sequence genomic window:
- the LOC128732122 gene encoding uncharacterized protein LOC128732122, which translates to MTKKKPSPQNRIWEKERRERLNKTFEDLQRLLPDNEPTSTLSKVEILQRAIELIGKLQKKIKDLVEVCNDPLKEHVKEQEHRLKRLLARNEELADLLRKAKINIPPCKYTIVEEELQRENEEKENGNRHKKAEPKQRRSGASPKKQPVIQKKPPPGEAVSEGLAISAGNSISTTNSTECGVVSSSYSSNIQSTPCPSALRHINGTGGGNNVNVTPALLPTPIMTTSVLISNNGNLVQVPIVAPPSSLLIVGNEDVRAKINLKNPPLDGAPSRFRGRRGKFAIKSIDLIPGRIVNGKIPIPPLRRSMNEASKIPRLKRKKSLEKFKKPRRASLEAKKQKNDGPPNAKYAKLETVEKHSNESQLNSNQPQPKGHEGPFVTEANHPCAGSDNTNNVPKERQTNVVPIVNEQHETHMDINLNHTDLSEDIFANLQVPDENNTHGNNDDGTLSPTAAYLMNFPLVAGGGKAAANHVEAGETDECHDGTTTDQHISKTDPSVNLQTIGGTDSGNMLLDNFSSFFNYGHIDAMGGTNASSVLPDISSLPPLPASTTSAAMVPTTTITTVASSAKDNGGFSNFPTIYQSIDNMLEHRPAPINRPVIGSGNRSLAPEPDFSDCGTFTFTLTSSTCTAPTTVQSTIAANHYYGGTCGPLNPVKSVVVDDFSTPLKPSIEFTFSLTSTTASQPRTVQSQYTNSTILATTMTTPSYDTYGYYHKNVSKPSNYCASFNVLDPLLATEKPATSFTFSLTSSTKTEPSYAQSSLVTVSTNTTQTCEAAPKLATKHHQPTQPLVGCVQPKQESVQKTVKATYKPAGASTSYDTLPNALPQQNQLQSHQQTSSSVASSTNQHPSKYDVSWMAAGTHNGHSVSSSQSNQQQQQQQQMYDLVQPQIIPSLDFPPATGYASSNNYKSDIFFAHPPGEDHNLTWSSPSKLSNILNDSSSPYFPPVTLPNLNGDLALNTSGSGSALGAGGNNTTNRSSTTVASCKIASNHSKKNPSGTSIAQSGAGAVQNESTTGSSFLSVSQLVNEPSKSVSCNSNIAAGSGGNSSCQQKPVNNNYSAEALISNTHNSQSAHSSVGYDNGRKDKLFDYGSAPLDGVAPCTSSALTFNFDTYGSSCGMDYNKGYNFGNQQNGYVSSFGETGYTVPLGASSCVGSNTAGSSGLPYYGKTASSQAYYNQPSSGGMLAETSSTTVANSTHPQPAAGCAPVAQDFTPYYLSSFAEKCLPGKQYHPASQITSSEQSVLKPRKGHKSNPVVPVVDYVFPPPVTSATVATGTLNASSNYSYTTIGNVPNTPTLGTTGSTTQIDPLAYGNYHPHSHHHHHHNLEQPQQRVSNQQYGEVASESFNTHSSGTTPRKATTSSSSYNYVQYSSSAAGFNSAKTEKPLTQTVHHHSGHHHQQSGYTPAAGNNSHHLDLSSCINTAPAAGFANLEPASVPQSSVIHAQTPVSHNAHHYRELQSHQQGHHNHHHHQYQQPHSQHPQHSDALQSSNSAIATTAGNGSASNSATGSSGTITNFNLSTICPEINEKTGRSRDGPAAAGPPTVAPSSVASIMTHW; encoded by the exons atgacaaagaaaaaaccctcGCC GCAAAATCGCATCTGGGAAAAGGAACGTCGTGAGCGACTCAACAAAACATTCGAAGATCTTCAGCGACTTCTGCCCGACAATGAGCCAACGTCGACGCTTAGTAAAGTGGAAATTCTCCAGCGGGCAATCGAGCTCATTGGtaaactacaaaaaaagatTAAGGATCTTGTGGAAGTGTGTAACGATCCCTTGAAAG AGCATGTAAAGGAGCAGGAACACCGCCTGAAGCGTTTATTGGCAAGGAATGAGGAGCTCGCAGATTTATTGCGGAAAGCCAAAATAAACATCCCGCCCTGCAAGTATACGATAGTGGAAGAGGAGCTCCAGCgagaaaatgaggaaaaagaGAACGGCAATAGACACAAGAAGGCGGAACCGAAGCAACGTCGCTCGGGGGCTTCTCCTAAAAAACAACCTGTGATACAAAAGAAACCTCCGCCCGGTGAGGCGGTGTCGGAGGGGCTAGCTATAAGTGCCGGAAACAGTATTTCAACAACTAACTCCACTGAGTGCGGCGTTGTTAGTAGTTCCTACTCCAGCAACATACAATCTACGCCTTGCCCATCTGCCCTAAGGCACATAAATGGTACCGGTGGTGGGAATAATG taaATGTCACACCAGCTCTCCTTCCAACACCGATAATGACCACGAGCGTGTTGATATCGAATAACGGAAATCTAGTGCAGGTGCCGATCGTCGCACCGCCCTCGTCCCTTTTAATCGTTGGTAACGAGGATGTTCGagcgaaaattaatttaaaaaatcctCCACTCGATGGAGCCCCGTCGAGGTTTAGGGGTAGGCGGGGAAAGTTCGCAATAAAATCGATTGACCTCATCCCAGGCCGGATAGTGAACGGTAAAATTCCGATTCCACCGCTGAGGCGTAGTATGAATGAAGCTTCCAAAATACCTAGATTGAAGCGGAAAAAATCGCTCGAAAAGTTCAAGAAACCACGGAGAGCTAGTTTGGAAgctaaaaagcaaaagaatgaCGGCCCACCAAACGCTAAATATGCGAAACTTGAGACAGTTGAAAAGCATAGTAATGAGAGCCAATTGAACAGTAATCAACCGCAACCGAAAGGACATGAAGGACCGTTCGTTACGGAAGCGAATCACCCGTGTGCGGGATCGGACAATACTAATAACGTTCCAAAAGAGCGACAAACCAATGTCGTTCCGATCGTTAACGAGCAACACGAAACGCATATGGATATAAACCTGAATCATACGGATCTATCGGAGGACATCTTCGCCAATCTGCAAGTCCCTGACGAAAACAATACTCATGGGAATAATGACGATGGCACGTTATCTCCAACAGCGGCGTATCTTATGAACTTCCCGCTTGTGGCTGGTGGAggcaaagcagcagcaaatcaTGTAGAAGCTGGCGAAACGGATGAATGTCACGATGGGACCACTACCGACCAGCACATTTCGAAAACGGATCCTTCAGTTAATCTACAAACGATCGGAGGCACGGATAGCGGTAACATGTTGTTGGACAAtttctcttccttcttcaATTACGGTCACATTGATGCGATGGGAGGAACAAATGCGTCTTCAGTGTTACCAGACATTTCAAGTTTGCCCCCTTTGCCGGCATCAACAACAAGCGCGGCGATGGTGCCCACAACGACAATCACAACGGTCGCTTCGTCAGCGAAGGATAATGGTggtttttcaaattttccaaccatttaTCAGTCCATCGACAATATGCTCGAGCATCGCCCTGCTCCAATAAATCGTCCGGTGATCGGATCAGGCAACAGATCTCTCGCACCGGAACCAGATTTCTCCGACTGTGGAACGTTCACCTTCACGCTAACGTCCAGCACCTGCACCGCACCTACGACGGTACAGTCCACTATCGCTGCAAATCATTACTACGGTGGTACATGTGGTCCTCTTAACCCTGTGAAATCCGTCGTAGTGGATGATTTCAGCACGCCATTGAAACCATCAATTGAGTTTACTTTTTCGCTAACCAGTACAACGGCTTCACAACCAAGAACGGTTCAGTCGCAGTACACCAACAGCACGATTCTAGCGACCACGATGACCACGCCGTCTTACGACACGTACGGATATTATCATAAAAATGTGTCCAAACCTAGCAACTATTGCGCATCGTTCAATGTGCTCGATCCGCTGCTAGCCACGGAAAAACCAGCGACCAGCTTCACTTTCAGCTTGACTTCATCCACGAAAACGGAACCATCTTACGCGCAGTCGTCCCTGGTGACAGTGTCTACAAATACGACGCAAACCTGCGAGGCGGCACCGAAGTTGGCCACCAAACACCATCAACCAACTCAACCGTTGGTGGGTTGCGTTCAACCTAAGCAAGAGTCGGTTCAAAAAACGGTAAAAGCAACGTACAAGCCTGCCGGTGCTAGTACATCATACGATACGCTCCCGAATGCGTTACCACAGCAGAATCAATTACAATCCCATCAGCAAACTTCGTCCTCTGTGGCGTCGTCGACGAATCAGCATCCATCGAAGTACGACGTGTCCTGGATGGCTGCTGGAACGCACAATGGACATTCGGTATCCTCGTCGCaaagcaaccagcagcagcaacagcagcagcaaatgtACGATCTGGTTCAACCGCAAATCATTCCCTCTCTCGATTTCCCTCCGGCAACGGGTTACGCTTCGTCAAACAACTACAAGTCGGACATATTCTTCGCTCATCCACCGGGAGAAGATCACAACCTGACGTGGTCCTCTCCCAGCAAGCTGTCGAACATACTGAACGATAGCTCATCACCGTACTTCCCTCCCGTGACGTTACCTAACCTAAACGGAGATTTGGCGCTGAATACTTCCGGCAGCGGAAGTGCACTTGGTGCTGGGGGCAACAACACCACGAACAGAAGCAGTACGACGGTTGCAAGTTGCAAGATCGCTTCAAATCATTCCAAGAAGAACCCAAGCGGAACCTCCATTGCCCAGAGTGGTGCTGGTGCGGTTCAGAACGAATCAACAACCGGTAGCAGTTTCCTTTCCGTCAGCCAGCTCGTGAACGAACCGTCTAAATCCGTCTCCTGTAACAGCAACATTGCTGCTGGAAGTGGCGGTAACAGTTCCTGTCAGCAGAAACCAGTGAACAACAACTATTCCGCTGAGGCACTGATAAGCAACACGCACAATTCCCAATCGGCCCATTCGTCTGTAGGATACGATAACGGACGAAAGGATAAATTGTTTGATTATGGAAGTGCGCCATTGGACGGTGTAGCTCCGTGTACGTCGAGCGCCTTAACGTTCAACTTCGACACGTACGGCAGCTCGTGCGGGATGGATTACAATAAGGGATACAATTTTGGAAACCAGCAAAATGGGTACGTTTCCTCGTTCGGAGAAACAGGATACACCGTCCCGTTGGGGGCGTCTAGTTGCGTTGGGTCCAACACAGCCGGATCTTCTGGGCTGCCGTACTACGGAAAAACGGCTTCTTCACAAGCGTACTACAACCAACCGAGTTCGGGAGGCATGCTGGCAGAAACGAGTTCCACAACTGTGGCAAATTCAACCCATCCACAACCGGCTGCGGGTTGTGCTCCTGTAGCACAAGATTTTACGCCCTACTATCTGTCATCTTTTGCCGAGAAGTGTCTTCCTGGCAAACAGTATCATCCCGCATCGCAAATTACTTCCTCGGAACAGTCCGTTTTGAAGCCCAGAAAAGGCCACAAATCAAACCCAGTTGTGCCCGTTGTGGACtacgtttttccacccccggtAACTTCAGCCACCGTTGCAACGGGAACGCTAAATGCCTCCTCGAATTACAGCTATACGACGATAGGTAATGTTCCAAACACACCAACGCTCGGTACCACCGGATCGACGACTCAGATAGATCCTTTAGCGTATGGCAACTATCATCCACattcccatcatcatcatcatcataaccTGGAGCAGCCACAGCAACGAGTGTCCAACCAGCAGTATGGAGAGGTGGCATCGGAATCCTTCAACACGCATTCTTCAGGAACGACTCCTCGGAAAGCGACCACCTCGTCGTCTAGCTATAATTACGTACAATATTCTTCATCAGCGGCAGGATTCAACTCGGCCAAGACGGAAAAACCCCTCACACAAACCGTCCACCATCATAGCGGTCACCATCATCAACAGTCGGGGTATACTCCAGCTGCCGGGAATAATTCCCATCATTTAGATCTTTCCTCGTGCATCAATACAGCTCCTGCGGCTGGTTTCGCAAACCTAGAACCTGCATCGGTTCCTCAAAGTTCCGTTATCCACGCACAGACGCCAGTGTCTCATAATGCACACCACTATCGAGAACTTCAGTCCCATCAGCAAGgacatcataatcatcatcaccaccagtaCCAGCAGCCGCACTCTCAGCACCCACAGCACTCGGATGCGTTGCAATCCTCGAACTCAGCGATAGCTACAACGGCTGGAAATGGTTCTGCATCGAATTccgccaccggaagcagtGGAACGATAACGAACTTCAACCTGAGCACGATTTGTCCCGAGATCAACGAAAAAACGGGTCGCTCGAGAGATGGTCCGGCAGCTGCGGGACCACCAACAGTTGCTCCTAGTAGTGTCGCTTCGATCATGACCCATTGGTGA